Proteins encoded by one window of Rubinisphaera margarita:
- a CDS encoding tetratricopeptide repeat protein, with the protein MGVHAALLTALTWGAACSNSELDQLPTVSHVTEEVAANPDTQAEEFISSDSSSGPESSTTPPPVDQSNPIEPEFVSPPEGSSRDAEVAGDSTEPGPPRTEESSSESRQPDATAMAVPGASVQTNILLSGVPEMVSDAGMESPASSSTPQRVVKAASVSTEEVASLEAIERLHRDLEAESEPEAALSRLDSFLAFYRLSAAQEQQFAAERQTWAARGLEKLIRIDEHFVPRSELEEDQLVLIRYLASVIQLCQSRQSIESVLETLEKASRENSDSIVAFYHSGLIKAVWLNDSRDALGDFRRITREMPEHAGAWNNQAICEMKSGDFSRALGSWRKAVTSSQNLSDRTFIAHNIAYAAEIAQSEKIKAPASFSDAALRLLADAGPLVSGQPRARGPYWRFSPWIAKAEHVTAVRGYHDANAIPPQHIRPLKRISALAVGGEWLLVSTDDLSIPYLGMSDYIRVLSPDLQVMSSIGVAEFIATNEELGLTLLRCQALAAPVLEVARDIVEPGAPIHVGLSVPDQSMTFHSTNSVSLPTNVAYAFGLKMDEIEPLPTGAPVFDANGKLGGLIAPLSSSATGSPIQFVWSASTITEFLTAAGVVIPVTAEQGNGTWETRQHFLTNHLVRLELCYPEECLSLDLAQRSKFNASHYLTDRSCLVCDGRSRVNCDRKGCVKGQTSRRYKGIVSYTQKGEPIYGLKVAVERCTRCDGHATLDCPNCRDGTEPERGSLLLE; encoded by the coding sequence ATGGGCGTTCACGCTGCGCTGCTGACAGCGTTGACGTGGGGGGCGGCATGTTCAAACAGTGAACTCGACCAGCTTCCGACGGTTTCCCACGTCACCGAGGAAGTCGCAGCGAATCCTGATACGCAAGCGGAAGAGTTCATCAGTTCCGATTCGTCCTCTGGCCCGGAATCTTCAACGACACCTCCTCCTGTCGACCAAAGCAATCCAATCGAACCCGAGTTCGTCTCGCCACCCGAGGGATCTTCTAGAGACGCTGAGGTGGCCGGCGATTCGACGGAACCGGGTCCGCCAAGGACCGAGGAATCCTCGAGCGAGAGTCGTCAGCCCGATGCCACCGCGATGGCAGTTCCGGGAGCATCCGTCCAGACGAACATCCTGCTTTCGGGGGTTCCCGAAATGGTCAGCGATGCCGGGATGGAGAGCCCCGCCTCCAGTTCGACACCCCAGCGAGTGGTGAAAGCGGCCTCCGTCTCCACAGAGGAAGTCGCGTCTCTGGAAGCGATCGAACGGCTGCATCGGGATCTTGAAGCAGAGAGCGAACCAGAAGCAGCTTTGAGTCGCCTCGATTCCTTTCTGGCTTTCTATCGACTCTCTGCAGCGCAAGAGCAGCAGTTCGCAGCTGAACGGCAGACGTGGGCGGCTCGAGGTCTGGAAAAACTGATACGCATCGACGAACACTTCGTTCCCCGGAGTGAGCTTGAAGAAGACCAACTCGTGCTGATTCGGTATCTCGCGTCGGTCATCCAACTTTGTCAGTCGCGCCAATCGATTGAGTCGGTGCTTGAGACTCTGGAGAAGGCGAGTCGGGAGAACTCTGATTCAATCGTCGCGTTTTACCATTCCGGATTGATTAAAGCTGTCTGGCTGAACGACAGTCGGGACGCGTTGGGGGATTTCCGCCGGATTACCAGGGAGATGCCGGAACATGCTGGAGCCTGGAATAATCAGGCGATCTGTGAGATGAAGTCGGGGGACTTCTCGCGTGCGCTCGGAAGCTGGCGAAAGGCTGTCACGAGTTCGCAGAATCTGTCCGACCGAACGTTCATTGCCCACAACATCGCCTACGCGGCTGAAATCGCTCAGTCGGAAAAGATCAAGGCGCCCGCATCCTTTTCAGATGCTGCCTTGCGACTTCTGGCCGATGCCGGGCCTCTCGTATCTGGTCAGCCCAGGGCTCGTGGGCCATATTGGAGATTCAGTCCCTGGATCGCAAAGGCCGAACATGTGACGGCCGTAAGAGGGTACCACGACGCGAACGCGATTCCGCCGCAGCACATTCGGCCTCTGAAACGAATCAGTGCTCTCGCCGTCGGTGGAGAATGGTTGCTGGTCTCCACAGACGATCTGAGTATTCCGTATCTGGGTATGTCGGACTACATCCGGGTTCTCAGCCCCGACCTGCAGGTTATGTCTTCCATTGGGGTCGCGGAGTTTATCGCAACGAATGAAGAACTGGGGCTTACCCTGCTTCGTTGTCAGGCTCTGGCTGCTCCCGTACTGGAGGTGGCCCGTGATATCGTGGAGCCCGGGGCTCCCATCCACGTGGGACTCTCTGTCCCGGACCAGTCGATGACGTTCCATTCCACGAACAGCGTTTCGTTGCCGACGAATGTTGCCTATGCCTTTGGCTTGAAAATGGACGAGATCGAACCTCTGCCGACAGGGGCTCCCGTCTTTGATGCAAACGGAAAGCTGGGCGGCCTCATCGCACCGCTGTCGTCGTCCGCGACGGGATCTCCAATCCAGTTTGTCTGGTCTGCTTCGACAATTACGGAATTTCTCACGGCGGCCGGAGTCGTCATTCCAGTGACTGCCGAGCAGGGGAACGGCACGTGGGAAACCCGGCAGCATTTCCTGACCAATCACCTGGTTCGGCTCGAACTCTGTTATCCGGAAGAATGCCTCTCGCTCGATCTTGCGCAGCGGTCAAAGTTCAACGCTTCGCACTACCTGACGGACCGGAGTTGCCTGGTCTGTGACGGTCGCAGTCGAGTGAATTGTGATCGCAAAGGGTGCGTCAAAGGGCAGACGTCCCGCCGCTACAAGGGAATCGTCTCCTACACCCAGAAAGGCGAGCCGATCTACGGACTGAAAGTCGCCGTTGAACGCTGCACGCGATGCGATGGTCACGCCACATTGGATTGTCCGAATTGCCGGGATGGTACGGAGCCCGAACGAGGCTCTTTGCTGCTCGAATGA
- a CDS encoding bifunctional metallophosphatase/5'-nucleotidase — MNRGSMILFALILGGGCSVALGGEDTESPSAVITILHTCDFHGRHMPFVVGPGNATSQTGNPRQPDNHFEREGSIGGFEALAAAVKEIRRERGEQNVLLLHAGDTFSDDLLGNLTQGEAIIRLMNAVEFDYMALGNHDFDYGLSRTRRLQELAKFPMRGANVIERETGKPLFGEPFKVFSAGKAKVAVLALGYHNTDQTTAPKNIRGLEFTDGSEVAAHYVPELRRQADVVVVLSHQGTAVDSLLAQRVEGIDLIIGGHSHDRIHPALEVSGTKIVQAMSDTAALGEVRIRIANGRIESIEDELHMLWSEDFPPDQATATLIDSLRKPHRDQLEQSIGTAAAPIARQYKQESQFDGLVAELLRQQSGADVAFLPGVGYGITLRKGKVSREALYTLLPHPAKLVTLRLTGKQIRDTLEQSATNLTATDPRNRVGGLIQTAGMTWTVVLDSPGRQRIRDVKVDGVSLDDARVYNVATHSGMLQGIHQYAELTRGKDVQITNKRVVDIVEDHFRNAPAVSPPTEQHVTVINSED, encoded by the coding sequence ATGAATCGAGGCAGCATGATTCTGTTCGCTTTGATCCTCGGTGGAGGATGCTCAGTCGCTCTCGGCGGCGAAGACACAGAGTCTCCGTCCGCAGTCATCACCATCCTTCATACCTGCGATTTCCACGGGCGACACATGCCATTCGTCGTGGGGCCGGGAAACGCGACGTCTCAGACCGGCAATCCTCGACAGCCGGACAATCACTTCGAGCGTGAAGGATCAATCGGCGGCTTCGAGGCGCTCGCAGCCGCCGTGAAGGAGATCCGTCGAGAGCGAGGCGAACAGAATGTGCTTCTTCTGCATGCGGGAGATACGTTTAGCGATGACCTGCTGGGCAATCTCACTCAGGGAGAGGCGATTATCCGGCTGATGAACGCAGTCGAATTCGATTATATGGCTCTGGGCAATCACGACTTCGACTACGGATTGAGCCGGACTCGCCGCCTGCAGGAGCTCGCCAAATTTCCGATGCGGGGGGCCAATGTCATCGAACGGGAAACTGGCAAGCCTCTGTTTGGAGAGCCATTCAAGGTTTTCTCAGCAGGGAAAGCGAAGGTCGCCGTGTTGGCACTGGGCTACCACAATACGGACCAGACCACTGCTCCGAAGAATATCCGAGGACTTGAATTCACAGACGGTAGCGAAGTCGCAGCTCACTACGTTCCTGAACTTCGTCGCCAGGCGGATGTCGTAGTGGTCCTCTCCCATCAGGGAACAGCGGTCGACAGTCTGCTGGCTCAGAGGGTCGAAGGGATCGATCTGATAATCGGCGGGCACTCGCACGATCGAATCCATCCGGCTCTGGAGGTGAGCGGTACAAAAATCGTTCAGGCGATGTCGGACACAGCCGCTCTCGGAGAGGTACGCATTCGGATTGCCAACGGACGGATCGAGAGTATTGAAGACGAACTTCACATGCTCTGGTCTGAAGATTTCCCACCGGATCAGGCGACCGCCACATTGATCGACTCTTTGCGAAAGCCTCATCGGGATCAACTGGAGCAAAGCATTGGAACCGCGGCTGCTCCCATTGCTCGTCAGTATAAGCAGGAAAGTCAATTCGATGGGCTTGTCGCTGAACTCCTGCGGCAACAGAGCGGAGCGGATGTGGCCTTCTTGCCCGGCGTGGGATATGGCATCACATTACGGAAGGGGAAGGTGAGCCGGGAAGCTCTCTATACGTTGCTGCCTCACCCGGCCAAGCTCGTTACGCTACGGCTTACAGGAAAACAGATACGAGACACTCTGGAACAGTCGGCCACAAATCTTACGGCCACCGATCCCCGGAACCGGGTCGGGGGGCTCATTCAAACTGCCGGTATGACATGGACAGTGGTGCTGGATAGTCCAGGCAGACAAAGGATTCGAGACGTGAAAGTCGATGGGGTCTCTCTGGACGATGCCCGGGTTTACAACGTAGCAACCCACAGTGGAATGCTGCAGGGCATCCATCAATATGCCGAGCTCACCAGAGGCAAAGACGTTCAGATCACCAATAAACGGGTGGTCGATATCGTGGAAGACCATTTTCGAAACGCACCGGCAGTATCACCGCCCACCGAACAGCATGTCACGGTGATCAACTCCGAAGATTAA
- a CDS encoding GAP1-N2 domain-containing protein: MIYELVYTSAPAGLRPGSSGYCTVQSSRGIPAPTVDLLESLSGYRHIFTAGTPEAANNPVNYGHYLLRVQGRPEHVLSRVSDCPLDHTGRSNKLGHHMVIDTPDSISAGPAWLLQQPGWMTDQWDGKVTVLNTVRSAPSTPRAAGKCEAWRRTVGDAGWAGVLAESFLADPQRKVFLIYQPGTDVLVLFEEALALLPVSQRWDVTFSTYGAALPATVECLWTGVIAGSQEEHLSKRFVHALRIDLTKALGAAPEMGDLVTLARTGKKAPAAAPTAAAAAADTPVTMSLSEDDLAEGRTSLKSPQRSPADSISAMPPPVRRRAKKSDAGFGRLVLIVVACCLLFGGGTAASLVYFLKSESPASTSSATILAESEKKAVADNSTIDRPTKQAALHKDPKPDAASESTGPPTRPAKQEVPHTVKSSETTTPEPVLTSVGEVNKRKDKKNKQERRPVPTIEYPPASIAMLQAQENKLVLLDQWDANGGQLSSVRLLIPKHQSTVPTEAETSLFHPFLLEELPLTKKLVEDRATTKMTTFDSLGTEVLFDGTSIATVSALVTDNHLRQIVVNPYSQEHAGAIYGAIFLAKYTAKAFAVPFHRPIEAQRGDLVPSEESLMAVRIKIPRTAEGSAQFERLTKALSVVVVGNPKLAVGNDLFEFEFTNSRTLKFVNGPFNPGVLSFVLNDSQTDGNYTDESFAVRALSFDAKPLLEKVLEKNQIAKRASDELQEQWLRIQHALQLTNASDISHNDRKLLDPENAPAFRDDFSALRIVSGKVRSLASARLKSGQSEETVFGKDEAGNQVTKDDVEKYLKDRIDLMSMFKEADVRKKEINDATLGGFSIATVYELPAEYQDRLLMVPILNVSE, encoded by the coding sequence ATGATCTACGAACTGGTCTACACATCGGCTCCCGCGGGGTTGCGTCCCGGCAGCAGCGGTTACTGCACGGTCCAGAGCAGTCGAGGCATTCCCGCACCGACTGTGGATCTGCTTGAGTCGCTGAGCGGTTATCGGCACATCTTCACGGCCGGAACGCCGGAAGCCGCTAACAATCCCGTGAACTACGGGCATTACCTTTTGAGGGTGCAGGGGCGACCAGAACATGTGTTGTCCCGCGTCTCCGATTGCCCGCTCGATCACACGGGACGTTCGAATAAACTTGGCCATCACATGGTCATTGATACGCCAGATTCGATTTCTGCTGGTCCCGCCTGGCTGCTTCAGCAACCGGGCTGGATGACGGACCAATGGGACGGCAAGGTCACCGTTCTGAACACGGTCCGTTCGGCGCCGTCGACGCCGCGAGCAGCCGGCAAATGTGAAGCATGGCGAAGAACAGTGGGCGATGCCGGCTGGGCCGGCGTGCTGGCCGAGTCCTTCCTGGCCGATCCGCAGCGCAAGGTCTTTCTGATCTATCAACCGGGAACCGATGTCCTCGTACTGTTTGAAGAAGCTCTGGCTCTGTTGCCGGTTTCGCAGCGGTGGGATGTCACGTTCAGTACTTACGGAGCCGCGTTGCCGGCCACCGTCGAGTGTCTCTGGACGGGCGTCATCGCCGGATCGCAGGAAGAGCACCTCAGTAAGCGTTTCGTCCACGCGTTAAGAATTGATCTGACGAAAGCGTTGGGAGCGGCTCCGGAGATGGGGGATCTCGTCACGCTCGCTCGGACGGGCAAAAAGGCTCCCGCCGCAGCCCCGACCGCAGCGGCTGCTGCCGCCGATACGCCGGTGACGATGTCCCTCTCCGAAGACGATCTCGCCGAAGGCCGGACGTCTCTGAAATCCCCGCAACGTTCGCCAGCCGACAGCATCTCTGCAATGCCACCCCCGGTCAGACGCCGCGCGAAAAAGTCCGATGCAGGTTTCGGACGACTGGTGTTGATCGTGGTCGCATGTTGCCTGCTGTTCGGCGGGGGTACGGCGGCTTCGCTGGTGTATTTTCTGAAGAGTGAAAGCCCAGCTTCTACGTCGTCTGCCACGATACTTGCAGAATCGGAGAAGAAGGCGGTTGCTGACAACAGCACCATTGACCGTCCAACCAAGCAGGCGGCTCTACATAAAGATCCCAAGCCTGATGCTGCGTCGGAGTCGACGGGACCGCCAACGCGGCCGGCTAAACAGGAAGTGCCTCATACTGTTAAATCATCTGAGACTACAACTCCCGAGCCCGTGTTGACATCAGTTGGAGAAGTTAACAAGCGAAAAGATAAGAAGAATAAACAGGAACGTCGTCCTGTTCCGACGATTGAATACCCACCTGCGTCGATTGCGATGCTGCAGGCACAAGAGAACAAGCTGGTCCTGCTCGATCAGTGGGATGCGAATGGAGGACAACTTTCGTCGGTCAGACTTCTCATTCCCAAACACCAGTCCACTGTGCCCACAGAGGCTGAAACGAGCTTATTCCATCCCTTTCTTCTCGAAGAACTACCGCTTACAAAGAAGCTCGTTGAAGATCGCGCGACTACGAAAATGACTACGTTCGATAGCCTTGGAACGGAGGTCTTATTCGACGGGACATCAATAGCAACTGTTTCGGCACTCGTGACCGATAACCATCTTCGGCAAATAGTTGTAAATCCGTATTCGCAGGAACATGCAGGGGCAATATACGGGGCAATATTCTTAGCAAAGTATACGGCCAAGGCGTTCGCGGTACCGTTCCATCGCCCGATTGAGGCCCAACGAGGAGACCTTGTCCCCTCGGAAGAGTCATTAATGGCGGTGCGGATAAAGATTCCTCGCACAGCCGAGGGGAGCGCCCAATTTGAACGGTTAACCAAAGCCTTGTCCGTAGTCGTGGTCGGTAACCCAAAGCTCGCCGTCGGCAACGATCTGTTTGAATTTGAATTTACGAATTCTCGAACTCTGAAGTTCGTCAATGGACCATTCAATCCAGGGGTACTTTCCTTTGTATTAAACGATTCTCAAACAGACGGGAACTACACCGACGAAAGTTTTGCGGTTAGGGCGCTGTCGTTTGACGCGAAGCCACTTCTTGAAAAGGTGTTGGAGAAGAATCAGATAGCAAAGCGTGCTTCTGATGAACTACAGGAGCAATGGTTGCGGATTCAGCACGCGCTACAGTTAACCAATGCGTCCGATATTTCTCATAATGATCGGAAATTGCTGGATCCCGAAAATGCTCCTGCTTTCCGAGACGATTTTTCTGCCCTCAGGATTGTCTCGGGAAAAGTACGATCGCTCGCATCTGCGAGGTTGAAGTCCGGTCAGAGCGAGGAGACCGTCTTCGGGAAGGATGAAGCAGGCAATCAGGTGACTAAGGATGATGTCGAAAAATATCTGAAGGACCGAATAGACCTGATGAGCATGTTCAAAGAGGCGGATGTAAGAAAGAAAGAAATTAACGATGCGACGCTTGGCGGGTTTTCTATCGCAACTGTGTATGAACTTCCGGCAGAATATCAGGATCGATTGTTGATGGTTCCTATTCTTAACGTTTCCGAGTAA
- a CDS encoding DsrE family protein — MKSLIAFTLAMLVMSPAFADPTGDPEYKHPVIEKHGGIVVLPDAAHQPGKNSKVIIDITSDDKSGSVIKGFDRAALILNQYTEAGAGMDSGFKMAIILHGPATKAALSHEGYAKHTNSYLTDKGKTRNPDLDLIAKLKEAGVEVFVCGQALAHHGYSTSEVASEVKVVVSAATVNINLQMKGYAYIPFK; from the coding sequence ATGAAGTCGCTGATCGCTTTCACCCTCGCCATGCTCGTTATGTCCCCCGCCTTCGCCGACCCTACAGGCGATCCTGAGTACAAGCACCCCGTGATCGAGAAACATGGCGGGATCGTCGTGCTGCCGGACGCCGCTCATCAGCCCGGAAAAAACTCCAAGGTGATCATCGACATCACTTCGGATGACAAATCGGGGAGCGTCATCAAAGGCTTTGACCGGGCGGCGCTCATTCTCAACCAATACACCGAAGCCGGAGCGGGGATGGATAGCGGGTTCAAGATGGCAATCATTCTGCATGGTCCCGCCACGAAAGCCGCCTTGTCTCACGAAGGCTATGCCAAACACACCAATTCCTATCTGACCGACAAAGGTAAGACCAGGAATCCCGACCTTGATCTAATCGCAAAGCTCAAGGAAGCGGGGGTCGAGGTTTTCGTCTGTGGTCAGGCGCTGGCTCACCACGGCTATTCCACGAGCGAGGTCGCTTCCGAGGTGAAGGTCGTCGTCTCTGCGGCGACGGTGAATATCAATTTGCAGATGAAGGGCTACGCTTACATCCCTTTTAAATAG